In one window of Primulina tabacum isolate GXHZ01 chromosome 8, ASM2559414v2, whole genome shotgun sequence DNA:
- the LOC142553436 gene encoding DNA-directed RNA polymerase II subunit RPB7: protein MFFHIVLERNMQLHPRHFGRDLRDKLVAKLMKDVEGTCSGRHGFIVAITGIESVGKGLIRDGTGFVTFPVKYQCVVFRPFKGEIVEAVVTMVNKMGFFAEAGPVQIFVSNHLIPDDMEFQSGDMPNYTTSDGSVKIQKDSEVRLKIIGTRVDATEIFCIGTIKDDFLGVISDPGATS from the exons ATGTTTTTTCACATAGTATTGGAGCGGAACATGCAGCTGCATCCTCGCCACTTCGGCCGTGACCTACGGGATAAGCTCGTGGCCAAGCTCATGAAGGACGTCGAAGGGACTTGCAG CGGTCGCCATGGGTTCATTGTGGCGATTACTGGCATTGAAAGTGTAGGAAAGGGATTAATTCGTGATGGAACGGGATTTGTCACGTTTCCTGTTAAGTATCAGTGTGTTGTTTTTCGACCCTTTAAAGGAGAGATCGTGGAAGCCGTTGTTACAATGGTTAATAAG ATGGGTTTTTTTGCTGAAGCAGGTCCCGTCCAAATTTTCGTGTCCAATCAC TTGATACCAGATGATATGGAGTTTCAATCTGGGGACATGCCTAATTACACAACTTCAGATGGTTCT GTCAAAATTCAGAAAGACAGCGAAGTTAGGCTGAAGATAATTGGAACCCGGGTTGATGCCACAGAAATT TTTTGTATTGGCACCATAAAAGATGACTTTTTGGGTGTGATTAGCGATCCAGGCGCGACCTCATAA
- the LOC142553437 gene encoding D-xylose-proton symporter-like 3, chloroplastic, with product MALTYAPPSFNLRLTKIHSKTPFCNSLKSTRTTGTRAGGDPFNLCSQSRSFFTEGRRFRMPYLLSAAKPSLFKVRASSGEAKSEAAQQEIFSWSSVILPFVFPALGGLLFGYDIGATSGATISLQSPELSGTTWFDLSAVQLGLVVSGSLYGALLGSLIVYPLADFLGRRRELIIASLLYLSGSLLTAYAPGLEVLLIARLVYGLGIGMAMHGAPLYIAETCPSQIRGTLISLKELFIVLGILLGYLVGSFEIDAVGGWRYMYGFSAPIAFFMGLGMLSLPPSPRWLLLKAIRGKGSLQEYKEKAILALRKLRGGSVDDKVSEKQIEDTLISLKSAYSDQESEGNLLEVFQGPSLKAFIIGGGLVLFQQITGQPSVLYYAGSILQSAGFSAAADAAKLSVVIGVFKFLMTGVAVLKVDDLGRRPLLIGGVGGLATSLLLLSAYYQFLGEFPFVAVAALLLYVGCYQISFGPISWLMVSEIFPLRTRGKGISLAVLTNFGSNAIVTFGFYPLKESLGAGNLFLLFGAIAVLAVVFVTVYVPETKGLSLEEIESKISK from the exons ATGGCTTTGACTTATGCTCCTCCTTCGTTCAATCTCCGTCTCACAAAGATCCACTCAAAGACCCCCTTCTGCAATTCCTTGAAATCTACTCGTACTACTGGTACACGTGCCGGTGGAGACCCTTTTAATCTGTGTTCCCAAAGCCGCTCGTTTTTTACCGAGGGAAGAAGATTTAGAATGCCTTATTTGCTCTCAGCTGCCAAACCCAGTTTGTTCAAG GTTAGAGCTTCGTCGGGGGAAGCTAAATCTGAAGCTGCACaacaagaaattttttcttGGTCTTCTGTTATCTTACC ATTTGTGTTCCCTGCATTGGGTGGTTTGTTATTTGGCTATGATATTGGTGCTACATCCGGAGCTACCATCTCATTGCAG TCACCTGAACTAAGTGGAACAACTTGGTTTGACCTTTCAGCAGTTCAACTTGGTTTGGTG GTTAGCGGTTCCCTTTATGGAGCTCTTCTTGGTTCTCTCATTGTTTATCCCTTGGCCGATTTCCTTG GAAGGAGGAGAGAACTTATCATTGCATCCCTCTTGTACTTAAGTGGTAGTTTGTTGACTGCCTATGCTCCTGGCCTTGAAGTTCTTTTAATAGCTCGGCTTGTTTATGGTCTGGGGATTGGCATG GCAATGCATGGGGCACCTCTTTACATAGCAGAAACTTGTCCATCTCAAATTCGGGGAACTTTGATATCTCTAAAGGAGCTTTTCATAGTTCTTGGGATATTG TTGGGCTATTTGGTTGGTAGTTTTGAAATTGATGCTGTTGGAGGGTGGCGTTATATGTATGGATTCAGTGCCCCAATTGCCTTTTTTATGGGGTTAGGTATGTTGAGTCTGCCGCCATCTCCACGTTGGTTACTTCTCAAGGCAATTCGAGGCAAAGGGTCCTTACAAGAATACAAAGAGAAGGCTATCCTTGCGTTGAGAAAACTAAGAGGCGGATCTGTTGATGACAAAGTATCTGAGAAGCAAATCGAGGATACACTCATCTCTCTAAAATCTGCTTATAGTGATCAGGAATCGGAGGGAAATTTACTTGAGGTGTTCCAGGGACCAAGTCTGAAAGCCTTTATAATTGGAGGTGGATTGGTTCTATTTCAGCAG ATCACTGGGCAACCAAGTGTTCTGTACTACGCAGGCTCCATTCTTCAG AGTGCTGGATTCTCTGCAGCTGCTGATGCCGCAAAACTTTCAGTCGTCATCGGTGTGTTTAAG TTTCTTATGACTGGAGTAGCCGTTCTGAAGGTTGATGATCTTGGGAGAAGACCGCTGCTGATCGGAGGTGTCGGCGGGCTT GCCACCTCGCTACTGCTGCTTTCAGCTTACTACCAATTCCTTGGGGAGTTTCCTTTTGTTGCTGTGGCTGCTTTACTACTCTATGTGGGCTGCTATCAG ATTTCTTTCGGGCCTATCAGTTGGCTTATGGTATCAGAGATATTCCCGCTTCGCACCAGAGGAAAGGGTATTAGTCTTGCGGTGCTCACAAATTTTGGCTCAAATGCCATAGTGACCTTTGGTTTCTACCCTCTAAAG GAGTCACTTGGAGCAGGGAATCTGTTTCTTCTGTTTGGGGCGATTGCCGTACTTGCTGTTGTGTTTGTGACAGTATATGTTCCTGAGACCAAAGGCTTGAGCTTAGAAGAAATTGAATCCAAAATTTCGAAGTGA
- the LOC142553438 gene encoding transcription factor PCL1-like: protein MGDQLRIDEDDGVAEWEAGLPSVDQLASLSLSLIPADLASAFRILPEPLRTADDVDRASQSTLTSLRDVKPVSYRVDDCCEVDEQEGSDPKKSRVMNPIEEQASGDCMDDQSTDVAEKAVNKLRLVWTPQLHKRFVDVVAHLGLKNAVPKTIMQLMNVEGLTRENVASHLQKYRLYVKRMQGWSDESAPSSNHLFASSEATSNGGGPIHGNGNENRLRYSGESGNHEASNGRIPTQMPYPLPPHFTPIPIMAMAAESVNSGYHGIQQKHNNMMMMQQQRDWPGNMYNSHPYHAMNQNQK from the coding sequence ATGGGTGATCAGCTGAGGATTGATGAGGATGATGGAGTGGCGGAATGGGAGGCCGGGCTTCCCTCCGTCGACCAACTGGCGTCATTGTCCCTGTCTTTGATACCGGCGGATCTGGCGTCGGCGTTTAGAATTTTGCCGGAGCCACTGCGGACAGCCGATGATGTTGACCGTGCCTCACAGTCTACTCTTACCTCCCTCCGTGATGTTAAGCCCGTTAGTTATCGCGTGGATGATTGCTGCGAGGTGGACGAACAAGAAGGATCCGACCCGAAGAAGAGCCGGGTGATGAACCCAATTGAGGAACAGGCTAGTGGTGATTGCATGGATGACCAGTCGACGGACGTGGCGGAGAAAGCCGTGAATAAATTACGGCTTGTGTGGACCCCTCAGCTGCACAAGCGATTCGTGGATGTGGTTGCGCACTTGGGGTTAAAGAACGCGGTGCCGAAGACGATCATGCAGCTCATGAACGTCGAGGGTCTGACTAGGGAGAATGTTGCGAGTCATTTACAGAAGTACAGATTATATGTCAAGAGGATGCAGGGGTGGTCCGACGAGAGCGCCCCTTCGTCAAATCATTTATTTGCTTCAAGTGAAGCGACATCCAACGGCGGTGGTCCCATCCATGGGAATGGAAATGAAAACCGACTTCGCTACAGTGGTGAAAGTGGAAATCATGAAGCGAGTAATGGTAGAATACCGACTCAGATGCCATATCCGCTGCCACCTCACTTTACGCCCATTCCAATCATGGCAATGGCGGCGGAGAGTGTTAACTCCGGGTATCATGGAATTCAGCAGAAGCATAATAATATGATGATGATGCAGCAGCAAAGAGACTGGCCTGGAAACATGTATAATAGTCATCCATATCATGCTATGAATCAAAATCAGAAGTAA